Proteins encoded in a region of the Panicum hallii strain FIL2 chromosome 3, PHallii_v3.1, whole genome shotgun sequence genome:
- the LOC112888142 gene encoding laccase-15-like, with the protein MKGWSLPTAAAVVAATIFFSLSTMALPAASAIVEHTFVVSQMNMTHLCKETLVTVVNGQVPGPTIEVTEGDSVTIHVVNKSPHNITIHWHGVKQRRNCWNDGVPMVTQCPIQPDQNFTYRFSVAGQEGTLWWHAHVSCLRATLHGAIIIRPRLGASSYPFPKPDREIPFIIGDWWAMDLAAVARRMKQDNFFDYFPSASTINGKLGDLFNCSGVAEDGFVLDVEPGKTYLLRIINTALFSEYFLKIAGHKFTVVASDANYVRPYTTDLVVIAPGETIDALVVADAAPGKYYMVAMPNQAPLPDTQTPEPSTRGMMQYSSRRRPGNGAPVAPVMPDQHDVVQSFYFHSNLSSLRHPRHPLAPVPKRVDEHLFITLGLGIACRRGLNCDREDEKENILVATMNNISFLQPTAPLLAAHYYHVGANKDELQELPDKPPKVFNFTDPSLIPIGPKEKALERTYVATLARWFRYGSVVEMVFQSTSIMQGDSNPMHLHGHDMFVLAQGLGNFDAAKDRARYNLVDPPLKNTVVVPNLGWVAIRFVADNPGVWYMHCHYEFHLSMGMTAVFIVEDGPTANTSLPAPPVDFPSCGRKDNLVPDEFYLQTREITASRIDGV; encoded by the exons ATGAAGGGCTGGAGCCTCCCCACGGCAGCCGCCGTGGTCGCGGCCACCATTTTCTTCTCCCTCTCGACCATGGCCCTACCGGCAGCTTCTGCCATTGTCGAGCACACCTTCGTT GTGAGCCAGATGAACATGACGCACTTGTGCAAGGAGACTCTCGTCACCGTCGTGAATGGGCAGGTCCCAGGTCCAACGATCGAGGTTACAGAGGGAGACTCCGTGACCATTCATGTCGTCAACAAGTCACCCCACAACATAACAATCCATTG GCACGGAGTGAAGCAGCGGCGGAACTGCTGGAATGACGGGGTGCCAATGGTCACCCAATGCCCCATCCAGCCAGACCAAAACTTCACCTACCGGTTCAGCGTCGCCGGGCAGGAAGGTACCCTGTGGTGGCATGCTCACGTCTCCTGCCTCCGGGCAACCCTTCACGGCGCCATCATCATCCGGCCAAGACTTGGGGCCAGCTCGTATCCATTTCCGAAGCCTGATCGTGAGATCCCCTTCATAATAG GGGATTGGTGGGCGATGGACCTTGCAGCGGTGGCCAGGAGAATGAAGCAGGATAATTTCTTCGATTACTTCCCCAGTGCATCCACAATAAACGGCAAGCTTGGAGATCTATTCAACTGCTCTG GGGTTGCAGAAGATGGGTTCGTGCTGGACGTGGAGCCCGGCAAGACCTACTTGCTGCGCATAATCAACACGGCGCTCTTCTCCGAGTACTTCCTCAAGATCGCCGGGCACAAATTCACCGTGGTTGCCTCCGACGCCAACTACGTCAGGCCTTACACCACGGATCTCGTCGTGATCGCGCCCGGCGAGACCATTGATGCCCTGGTGGTCGCCGACGCGGCCCCGGGCAAGTATTACATGGTCGCCATGCCCAACCAGGCGCCTTTGCCCGACACCCAGACCCCAGAGCCATCCACGAGAGGCATGATGCAGtacagcagccgccgccgccccggcaaTGGCGCGCCGGTGGCACCTGTGATGCCTGATCAGCACGACGTCGTGCAGTCGTTCTATTTCCACAGCAACCTGAGCAGCCTGCGACACCCACGGCACCCACTGGCGCCGGTGCCCAAGCGAGTGGACGAGCACCTGTTCATCACGCTCGGCTTGGGCATCGCTTGCCGGCGAGGCCTCAACTGCGATAGGGAGGACGAGAAGGAGAACATCCTTGTTGCTACCATGAACAACATCTCCTTCCTGCAACCCACGGCACCACTGTTAGCAGCGCACTACTACCATGTCGGCGCCAACAAGGACGAACTGCAAGAGCTTCCTGACAAGCCACCGAAAGTTTTCAACTTCACCGACCCCTCCTTGATCCCCATAGGACCAAAGGAGAAGGCGCTAGAGCGAACGTACGTGGCGACACTGGCGCGGTGGTTCCGGTATGGCTCCGTGGTGGAGATGGTGTTCCAGAGCACGTCGATAATGCAAGGCGACTCCAACCCGATGCACCTGCACGGGCACGACATGTTCGTGCTCGCGCAGGGGCTCGGCAActtcgatgcggccaaggaCAGGGCAAGGTACAACCTGGTGGATCCGCCGCTCAAGAACACAGTGGTAGTCCCGAATCTAGGGTGGGTCGCCATCCGATTTGTCGCCGACAATCCAG GGGTGTGGTACATGCATTGCCACTATGAGTTCCACTTGTCGATGGGCATGACGGCAGTGTTCATTGTAGAAGATGGGCCGACGGCGAACACGTCGCTCCCTGCACCGCCAGTAGATTTTCCATCATGTGGCCGCAAGGATAATCTTGTGCCAGATGAATTCTATCTCCAAACCCGGGAAATCACAGCCTCACGTATAGATGGAGTCTAA